The DNA sequence CCGCCGCCCGAACTCCCGCGCGAGGTCGACGGACACCCCGGCCGGCTCGCCGCTCGCCGGATCCCGGTGGGCCAGGATCGGATTGCCGAGGTTGATCGAGGCACGCAGGGTGCCGCCGGGCGCGAACGCGGGGGCGTGGGCGGAAAACGCCGGCTGCTGAGTCATGGCGCCGAGTCTACGAGCGCGTCCGCCGCGGTCGAAGGGTGTACGGCACCAGCGGCGGACGCGGCGGTGCGGGTCCTACCGCCCTTCGCGGTCTCAGGCACCCACCGTGCCGTCCACCCCTTCCCGCAGCAGGTCCGCGTGGCCGTTGTGGCGGCCGTACTCCAACAGGACGTGCACCATGACCATCCGCAGGGAGACCTCCTTCTCCCAGCGCGGCTGACGACCCACCAGATCCAGCGACGGGGCCTCTCTCTCGATCCGGCGCGAAACCTCCACCTCCGCCTCCCAGGCGGCGAACACCTCGGCCCGGGTCGAGGTGCTCGCGTCGTACGCCGCCTGGAAGTCGAACGCCTTCTCCGACCACACCATCGGGGCCGCCTCGTCCTCGAACACCCGCCGGAACCACGCGCGTTCCACCTCGGCCAGATGCCGCACCAGAGCCAGCAGCGACAGAGTGGACGGTGGCATCGAGCGCTCGCGCAACTCCTCGTCGTCCAGCCCCGCGCACTTCATGGCGAGGGTCTTCCGCTGGTAGTCGAGAAAGGCCCGCAGCGTCTCGCGCTCGCTCCCCAGCAGGGGAGGGCCGACCCGGTCGTCGTTCGTCATGATGAGGCCCCTCAGTCCGTGTTCCGGCCGACAGTATGACCGGCCCGTGCCCCGCCGACGTGGCTCAGGACAGCCGCGCTCTGACCGTCTGCGTCGCCCCGCGCGTCCCCGGGAGGTCGCCGAAAGCGAGGCGCGGCGACGCACCCGTGGCCGCCGATGTCACCGTGGCCGGCTCGGACGCCGCGTACGCGTACGGCTCCTGCCCGGCGCGGCCGAGCAGCGCACGGGCAGAACCGCGCTGGGATCGTTTCGAGCGGATGTGATCGATATGGTTGGTGCGTGCCGGACGGGTCCCGGGCGGCAGCCGTGCGAGCACAGGGACCCGAGCGGTTCCGTCGCCCGGGCGGCGGCCGGTCGGCCGCCGGAACACCGTCAGGCCAGAGCCCAGCCGTCTCCGAGTCCAGGGGGATCCATGCGACTGCACGTCGACCAGCGCCACGAGCGGGTGCTCCAGCTCGTCCGCGAGCGCGGCAGCCTCCGCGTCGCCGAACTCGCCGAGGAACTCGGCATGTCCGCCGTCACCTTGCGCCGGGACGTCGAGGCGCTGGCCGCCCAGGGCCGCGTGGAGCGGCTGCACGGCGCGGTGGTGTGGCCCACCGGGCAGTCCCGGCCCGCCACCGCCGCGGCGCTCCCCGCCGAAGGGCTGGTGGTGGGCATGGTGGTGCCGACCACCGAGTACTACTACGCGGACGTCGTGCGCGGCGCCCGGCAGACCGTCGAGGCCGCGGGCGCCCGGCTGACGATCGGGCTCTCCCGCTACCTCCCCGACGAGGACGCCGCCCAGGCCCGCCGACTGCTGTCCACCGGCGCCGACGGGCTCCTGCTGACGCCGACCTGGGAGCGCGGCTGCCCGGAGCTGGGTGAGGGGCTGTGGGCGGCGGAGCAGGAGACCCCGGTCGTCCTGGTGGAACGCTCGGCGCCCCTCGGCCATCCGGCGGCGGGCCTGGACCGGGTGCGCTCGGACCACGCGCACGGCGCCGCCGAAGCGGTGGCGCACCTGGCCGGGCTGGGGCACCGGGCGATCGCGCTCGCCGTGCAGGACAGCCCGACCGCTCCCCGGCTCCGGGTCGGGTACCGGGCCGCCGTGGAGGCGCTGGGGCTGACCCCCGTGTCGGCCGCGCCGCTGGAGGACGCCCGGGCGGGGTCGGAGGCGAAGCGTTTCGAGCGGACGCTGGAGTACCTGTGCGAGGCAGTGGCGAGCGGCAACGTGACCGCCGCGATCGTGCACAGCGACGCGGACGCGATCGTCCTCATCCCGCGGCTCCAGGCCCGGGGCGTGCGGGTGCCCGAGGACCTCGCGGTGATCGCGTACGACGACGAGGTCGCCGGGCTCGCCGACTTGCCGCTCACCGCCGTGGCCCCGGACAAGCACGCCGTGGGGGCCGCCGCCGCCCGGCTCCTGCTGGACCGTCTGGGCGTGACGGAACCCGGCGCGACGGACACGAGGGCGGGGACCGGGGCGGGGGTGACGGGCCGGGGTTCCGCCGCCCGCAGGCACCTGGAGATCCTGCCCACCCTGCGGATCCGGGTCTCCTGCGGTGCGGTCGCCGCAGCCCCCTGACGGAAGAGATGCCGCGCGAAGAGCCGTGCCCGGGCCTGCCGGCCCTGCGGGCACGGCTCTTCGCGTGCCCGCAGGGCCGTGGGCTCAAGGTCGAAACCGAGCTGAGGATGATTGATTTGATTGAAGTGGCCACTTGCTCTTGACTGTGATCGCTTCGCGCAAAATGATGTGTGCCGATCACCTCGTCTTCCGCGGTTCGAGGTCCCGTAGGAGCCGGCCCATGCCCTGCACCGCCCACACGTCCCGCCTCGCCCCCGCGGTGTCCGCCGCTCACCCGCCCCTGATCGTCGCCTTCCTCCGCCTCCAGCGCTTCCGGCGCTCGGGCCTCACCGCAGGAGCCGTCAAGTGAGCCACTCCGCCGCCCCCCGGCCGACCCGCCCCCGCACTGTCCTGGCGATGAGCGGCGAGACCCGCGAGGCGATCCTGGCCCCGGAAACCCTGGACCGGCTCGCCCGCGTCGCCGACCTCGTCCCCGGCCTCCTCGTGACCGACTTCGGCGCCGACGACCCCGCCCAGCGCACCGGACTCCACAGCGCCGAGGTCCTGTTCACCGGCTGGGGCTGCCCGCCCCTGGGGCCCGCGGCGCTGAGCGCCATGCCCCGGCTGCGCGCGGTGATCCACGCCGCCGGCTCCGTGAAGCACCACATCACCCAGGACGTCTGGGACCGGGGCATCGCCGTCAGCACCGCCGCGACGGCCAACGCACTCCCGGTCGCCGAGTACACGGTCGCGGCGATCCTCTTCGCCAACAAGCGGATCCTGGCGAGCGCCCACGTCTACCGCGAGGCCCGCTCCCGGGTGAACCTCCTGAAGCGGTTCCCGGCCGTCGGCAACTACCGCCGCACCGTGGGCATCGTCGGAGCCTCACGCATCGGACGTCGCGTCGTCGAACTGCTGCGCCCCCACGATCTGCGCGTCCTGGTCCACGACCCCTACCTGGACGAGGACGGAGCCCGGACCCTGGGCGTGGAACGCGCCGGCCTCGACGTCCTGGTGGCGCAGAGCGACGTCGTCAGCATCCACGCCCCCGAACTCCCGGCGACCCGGCATCTGTTCGACGCCGGGCGTCTCGCCCTCATGCGGGACGGGGCCACCCTCGTCAACACCGCGCGCGGCTCCCTGGTGGAGACCGAAGCCCTCGTGAGGGAAGTGGTGACCGGACGCCTCAACGCCGTGCTCGACCACACGGAACCGGAAGTCCTGCCCGCCGACTCACCCCTCTACGACCTGCCGAACGTCCTTCTCACCCCGCACATCGCCGGGTCGCAGGGCGGCGAACTCCAACGGCTCGCGGACGCCGCCGTCGACGAGCTCGAACGCTACGCGCGCGGCCTTCCGTTCGCCCACGCGGTGGACCCCCGCACCCTGCACCAGCAGGCCTGACCCGTACCCGTACCCGTACCGCTGCCGGCCGGGGCGCCCGGCGGGACGACCCGGCGTGGCGTCACGCGGCGTGAGCCCGCCCCGGGGGCAGGACCGCGATCATCCGGGCCACCGTGTGGGCCATCGCGTCCCGGCCGTCCGACAGATAGCGGCGCGGATCCACGCCCCTCTCGTCCCGGGCCAGCCGCTCCCGTATCGCGCCGGTCATCGCGATGTTGAGCGCGGTGCCGATGTTGACCTTGCGGATCCCGCCCGCCACGGCGCGGGCCAGCTCCTCGTCGGAGGCCCCGGACGAACCGTGCAGCACCAGCGGAACCGGCACGGCCGCCCGCAGCCTGCCCAGCAGGCCGTGGTCGATGGCCGCGTCCCGCGAGGTCATGGCGTGCGAGGTGCCGACCGCCACGGCCAGCGCGTCGACCCCGGTGGCCGCGACGAACGACCGTGCCTCGTCGGGATCCGTACGGGCCCCGGGCGCGTGGGCGTCGAGCGCCGCCTCCCCGTTCTTCCCGCCGACCTGCCCCAGCTCGGCCTCCAGCCACAGGCCCCGCTCGTGCGCCCATACGACGGCGGCGCGGGTGGCCGCCAGGTTCTCCGTGTACGGCAGCCGGGCGGCGTCGAACATCGCCGAACTGAAACCGCAGTCCGCCGCCCGGTGCAGCAGCTCGGTCGACTGCACATGGTCGAGGTGCAGGGAGACGGGGACGCCCGCCTGGTCGGCCACCTCCGCGGCGGCGCGCGCGAGCGGCCGCGGCCGGCCCCGGTGGTAGGCGACCGCGTTCTCGCTGATCTGCATAATCACCGGCGACCCCGCCGCCTCCGCGCCCTCGGCGATGGCTTCCGCGTGCTCCAGGGTGATGACGTTGAACGCGGCGACCGCACGGTGCTGTGCGGCGGCCTCGGCGATCAGATCGCCGGTGGCGGCGATGGACATGGCGACTCCGGGGTGAGGGACCGTCGGGCGGGAGGGGCGGCCGGGGCGGTCAGGCCGTGCTGCTGAGGATGACCGAGCGGGTGAGGTGGCGCGGCCGGTCCGGATCGAGCCCGCGGGCCTTCGCGATGGCCAGCGCCAGACGCTGCACCCGGACCAGCTCCGCCAGCGGGTCCAGACCGCCGGCCACCCATCGGGCGCCGGTCGCGTGCACCTCGTCCATCAGCCCGGACGGGGCTTCGCCGAGCATCCATGTCGCGGTGGAGGGGCTGGAGATGCTGATCGGGCCGTGTCGGTACTCCATCGCCGGGTACGCCTCGGTCCAGGCGAGCGCGGCCTCGCGCATCTTCAGCGCGGCCTCGTTGGCGAGCCCTACGCTCCACCCCTGTCCGAGGAAGGTGAACTGGCCGCACTCCACCAGTCCGGTGGGCAGCGGCTCGGCGAGCGCGACCAGGGCGTCCTCGATGACCGCGTCGCTGTGCAGGCCCAGATGGGCGCGGAGCAGGGTCAGCGCCGAGGTGGCGAAGCGGGTCTGCACGACGGACTTCTCGTCGGCGAACTCCAGCACGATCGTGTCGTCGGCCATTGCCGCCATCGGGGTGTCGGGGTCGCCGATGACCACCGTGCGGCGAGTCGTGTGCCCGATCTTCCCGAGGAGTCCGAGCACCTCCGTAGTGGTGCCGGAGCGGCTCAGTGCCACGACCCGGTCGTAGTGGCGGCCCGCCGGGAACTCCGAAGCGGCGAAGGCGTCGGTCTCGCCCTGGCCGCT is a window from the Streptomyces sp. MMBL 11-1 genome containing:
- a CDS encoding DinB family protein, with translation MTNDDRVGPPLLGSERETLRAFLDYQRKTLAMKCAGLDDEELRERSMPPSTLSLLALVRHLAEVERAWFRRVFEDEAAPMVWSEKAFDFQAAYDASTSTRAEVFAAWEAEVEVSRRIEREAPSLDLVGRQPRWEKEVSLRMVMVHVLLEYGRHNGHADLLREGVDGTVGA
- a CDS encoding substrate-binding domain-containing protein; translation: MRLHVDQRHERVLQLVRERGSLRVAELAEELGMSAVTLRRDVEALAAQGRVERLHGAVVWPTGQSRPATAAALPAEGLVVGMVVPTTEYYYADVVRGARQTVEAAGARLTIGLSRYLPDEDAAQARRLLSTGADGLLLTPTWERGCPELGEGLWAAEQETPVVLVERSAPLGHPAAGLDRVRSDHAHGAAEAVAHLAGLGHRAIALAVQDSPTAPRLRVGYRAAVEALGLTPVSAAPLEDARAGSEAKRFERTLEYLCEAVASGNVTAAIVHSDADAIVLIPRLQARGVRVPEDLAVIAYDDEVAGLADLPLTAVAPDKHAVGAAAARLLLDRLGVTEPGATDTRAGTGAGVTGRGSAARRHLEILPTLRIRVSCGAVAAAP
- a CDS encoding hydroxyacid dehydrogenase — translated: MSHSAAPRPTRPRTVLAMSGETREAILAPETLDRLARVADLVPGLLVTDFGADDPAQRTGLHSAEVLFTGWGCPPLGPAALSAMPRLRAVIHAAGSVKHHITQDVWDRGIAVSTAATANALPVAEYTVAAILFANKRILASAHVYREARSRVNLLKRFPAVGNYRRTVGIVGASRIGRRVVELLRPHDLRVLVHDPYLDEDGARTLGVERAGLDVLVAQSDVVSIHAPELPATRHLFDAGRLALMRDGATLVNTARGSLVETEALVREVVTGRLNAVLDHTEPEVLPADSPLYDLPNVLLTPHIAGSQGGELQRLADAAVDELERYARGLPFAHAVDPRTLHQQA
- a CDS encoding class II fructose-bisphosphate aldolase codes for the protein MSIAATGDLIAEAAAQHRAVAAFNVITLEHAEAIAEGAEAAGSPVIMQISENAVAYHRGRPRPLARAAAEVADQAGVPVSLHLDHVQSTELLHRAADCGFSSAMFDAARLPYTENLAATRAAVVWAHERGLWLEAELGQVGGKNGEAALDAHAPGARTDPDEARSFVAATGVDALAVAVGTSHAMTSRDAAIDHGLLGRLRAAVPVPLVLHGSSGASDEELARAVAGGIRKVNIGTALNIAMTGAIRERLARDERGVDPRRYLSDGRDAMAHTVARMIAVLPPGRAHAA
- a CDS encoding SIS domain-containing protein, with amino-acid sequence MTHVAQELASQPDCWRVAAGMADGLAHRLPAAGERIAVVGCGTSYFMAQAYAALREGSGQGETDAFAASEFPAGRHYDRVVALSRSGTTTEVLGLLGKIGHTTRRTVVIGDPDTPMAAMADDTIVLEFADEKSVVQTRFATSALTLLRAHLGLHSDAVIEDALVALAEPLPTGLVECGQFTFLGQGWSVGLANEAALKMREAALAWTEAYPAMEYRHGPISISSPSTATWMLGEAPSGLMDEVHATGARWVAGGLDPLAELVRVQRLALAIAKARGLDPDRPRHLTRSVILSSTA